In Gloeocapsa sp. DLM2.Bin57, the genomic window GTCACGAAAGTTAATCTAGTGGTTATCTATAATTGATTTATAGCACAAAAAAGATAATTTATAACTTTATTTTAACCAAGAAATAACCCAGGCAGCTAGGATAATTATTAAGACTATCCCCTCTAATAGCTTAAATAAATTGTTACTAGAAGTTCGACTTAATATATTTCTGATTTGCCAATGGCGAGGATTATCCACAGGACGAAAATGCCAATCAATTATAGATAATAATAAAGGCGTTGAACCTATTTTAACAATCATGAGCAAATGAAGCAAAATAAACAATACCATAATTAACCAAGAGAGTAAATGGGCATAATACCAAAAATGATTTAATTCTCCTTGAGGTAGCCATTTTTCAGACATCATTTTACCTGAAAACAAGGCAAAACTAAGAGCAAAAATTATTGAAGTATTAACTAAACGATGTAAGGTGTACCACCAAAGAGGCTGACCAATTTTATGACTAATTTTAGGGACAAAATCAGATTGAATTAACTTTTTATGACCCCGTCGAAAAACATAGATAACTAATAGAGGAAAAACTAATAAAGCCCATAATCCAAAAGTACCATGAATACCCTCAATAGCTTCGTACTTAGGTA contains:
- a CDS encoding cytochrome b/b6 domain-containing protein, whose protein sequence is MKPSLPYQPLILRILHGLNGIFVILAIITAFWTYDTYDGRWGRINLPKYEAIEGIHGTFGLWALLVFPLLVIYVFRRGHKKLIQSDFVPKISHKIGQPLWWYTLHRLVNTSIIFALSFALFSGKMMSEKWLPQGELNHFWYYAHLLSWLIMVLFILLHLLMIVKIGSTPLLLSIIDWHFRPVDNPRHWQIRNILSRTSSNNLFKLLEGIVLIIILAAWVISWLK